The following proteins come from a genomic window of Gimesia chilikensis:
- a CDS encoding metal-dependent transcriptional regulator, whose amino-acid sequence MNATSLTVENYLKAILQISLQSGSEWISTGELARYMDVAPGTVTSMLKTLKQSKLVEYRPYEGASLTEAGKHSAIRVLRRHRLIELFLFQTLKLTWDQIHAEAENMEHAVSDFLVDHIDEYLGFPEADPHGDPIPSIDGRMRRAYPNLTTLAACQPGTHVKIVQVTDQETEFLRFLSRSGLQLGSQGVVKEKNSEAGIVVSEWNGQTLSMGVHVAENVKVVPVEAA is encoded by the coding sequence GTGAACGCAACTAGTTTAACAGTCGAGAATTATCTGAAAGCGATCCTGCAGATCAGTCTCCAGTCCGGTTCGGAATGGATCAGCACCGGGGAACTGGCCCGTTATATGGACGTCGCCCCCGGAACCGTCACCAGCATGCTCAAAACTCTCAAGCAGTCTAAGTTGGTGGAATATCGACCCTACGAAGGAGCCAGCCTGACTGAGGCCGGTAAGCATTCCGCGATTCGCGTCCTCAGACGGCACCGTCTGATCGAACTGTTCCTGTTTCAGACATTGAAGCTGACCTGGGATCAGATCCATGCGGAAGCCGAAAACATGGAGCACGCGGTCAGCGACTTTCTCGTGGACCATATCGACGAATATCTGGGCTTCCCGGAAGCCGATCCGCACGGCGATCCTATTCCGTCGATCGACGGGCGGATGCGGCGGGCCTATCCGAACCTGACCACCCTGGCGGCGTGTCAACCTGGTACACACGTCAAGATCGTTCAGGTCACCGATCAGGAAACTGAGTTTTTACGTTTTCTCTCCCGCTCCGGGTTACAGCTCGGATCGCAGGGAGTCGTCAAAGAGAAAAACAGCGAGGCAGGAATTGTTGTCTCGGAATGGAACGGACAGACGCTCTCCATGGGAGTCCATGTTGCTGAGAACGTCAAAGTTGTTCCTGTGGAAGCAGCTTAA
- a CDS encoding DUF1501 domain-containing protein yields MFDFNQLQTHLNRRTFLSRSGVGLGSAALGSLLTRDGLAAAQSKTVTTASDGLPGLPHFAPKAKRVIFLCMAGGPTHLETFDYKPKLAEMDGKPFPESYTKGQPIAQLQGRDLKCQGPLTKFRKYGENGQEISDFLPWTAKIADDICIVRSMVTEQINHDPAHTFMNTGTAISGRPSMGSWVTYGLGSETEELPGFVVLTSVGGRNPQPIASRQWGTGFLPSRYQGVQFNSTGDPVNYLKNPAGITDPQQKELIDAVRKLDRFRNQSVSNPEIDTRIAAYEMAFRMQTSVPELMDLSDESKETLEMYGAEAGSGTYATNCLLARRLAERGSRFIHLYHRGWDHHGGLVRYMNTCCGLTDKPTWSLINDLKSRGMLDETLVIWGGEFGRTPMFQGKGGAGRDHHIKGFSMWMAGGGIKGGISYGNTDELGYNSVENIVHVRDLHATMLHLLGIDHKRFSVEFQGLDTKLTGVEEARVIKEVLT; encoded by the coding sequence ATGTTCGACTTCAATCAATTACAGACACATTTGAATCGGCGTACCTTTCTGTCCCGTTCCGGCGTTGGTCTGGGATCGGCGGCACTGGGATCGCTACTCACCCGCGATGGTCTGGCTGCAGCGCAATCAAAAACGGTGACAACGGCCAGTGATGGCCTACCCGGTCTGCCGCACTTCGCTCCCAAAGCGAAACGGGTGATTTTTCTCTGCATGGCGGGAGGACCGACTCATCTGGAGACCTTCGATTACAAACCGAAGCTGGCGGAAATGGATGGGAAGCCTTTTCCGGAAAGTTATACCAAAGGTCAACCCATAGCCCAGTTGCAGGGTCGCGATCTCAAGTGCCAGGGACCACTGACCAAGTTTCGCAAGTACGGCGAGAACGGCCAGGAGATCAGCGACTTTCTCCCCTGGACCGCCAAAATCGCTGATGACATCTGCATCGTGCGTTCGATGGTCACCGAACAGATCAATCACGATCCCGCGCACACCTTCATGAACACAGGCACGGCGATCAGCGGTCGACCGTCAATGGGTTCCTGGGTCACTTATGGACTGGGAAGTGAAACCGAAGAACTTCCCGGCTTCGTAGTATTGACCAGTGTCGGCGGACGTAACCCACAGCCGATCGCTTCGCGTCAGTGGGGAACCGGGTTTCTTCCCAGTCGCTATCAGGGAGTTCAGTTCAATTCGACCGGCGATCCGGTGAACTATCTCAAAAACCCCGCGGGGATTACTGATCCCCAGCAGAAAGAACTCATCGACGCCGTCCGAAAACTGGATCGTTTCCGGAATCAAAGTGTTTCCAATCCGGAAATCGATACCCGTATCGCCGCTTACGAGATGGCGTTTCGGATGCAGACGTCCGTTCCGGAATTGATGGATCTGTCTGACGAATCAAAAGAGACGCTGGAAATGTACGGAGCTGAAGCGGGTTCGGGCACCTATGCCACAAACTGTCTGCTGGCCCGACGACTGGCGGAGCGGGGTTCCCGTTTCATTCATCTCTACCACCGTGGCTGGGACCACCATGGAGGTCTGGTACGCTACATGAATACCTGTTGCGGTCTGACCGATAAACCAACGTGGTCTCTGATCAACGATCTCAAATCACGTGGGATGCTGGATGAAACCCTCGTGATCTGGGGAGGGGAATTTGGCAGAACACCTATGTTCCAGGGCAAGGGAGGCGCCGGCCGGGACCATCATATTAAAGGTTTTTCCATGTGGATGGCTGGTGGAGGGATAAAAGGTGGAATTTCTTATGGTAATACAGACGAACTAGGCTATAATTCCGTTGAAAACATAGTACACGTGCGTGATCTGCATGCAACCATGCTGCATCTCTTAGGAATTGATCACAAGCGCTTCAGCGTTGAATTCCAGGGCCTGGACACCAAACTCACTGGTGTCGAAGAAGCACGCGTCATTAAAGAAGTACTGACGTAG
- the purB gene encoding adenylosuccinate lyase codes for MSHLTYENPLISRYASKEMSQIWSAQKKHSTWRRLWVALAESQHEMGLPVTREQVESLRSAIDDIDFELAAKAEKDLRHDVMAHVHTYGERCPDAKAIIHLGATSCFVTDNSELVMIRESLEQVRKRLVAVIDQLAKFAAEYRDLPCLGFTHLQPAQPTTVGKRATLWCYDLILDLEEIEYRIEKLRFRGVKGTTGTQATFLQLFKGDHEKVDELDRRVTEKMGFKDRYAVTGQTYSRKVDAQVLSALSGIGQSAHKAGNDVRILQNRKELEEPFEKNQIGSSAMAYKRNPMRSERMCSLARFAISLTANAEDTAATQWMERTLDDSANRRLSLPQSFLAIDAVLILYRNIVDGMVVYPKVIEKHLNEELPFMATEEFLMAGVEAGGDRQDLHERIRVHSQAAGAEVKVRGGQNDLIERLQKDPAFAGCDLASALDARKYIGRAPEQVDAFIAEIVDPVRQRYQADLDQSVEDLKV; via the coding sequence TTGAGTCACCTTACCTACGAAAACCCTTTAATCAGTCGTTACGCTTCGAAGGAAATGAGTCAAATCTGGTCGGCTCAGAAAAAGCACTCCACCTGGCGGCGACTGTGGGTGGCCCTGGCGGAATCACAACACGAAATGGGACTGCCCGTCACCCGGGAGCAGGTCGAATCTCTGAGGTCCGCCATCGATGACATCGATTTCGAACTGGCAGCGAAAGCAGAAAAAGATCTGCGACACGACGTGATGGCGCACGTGCATACCTACGGCGAACGCTGTCCGGATGCCAAAGCAATCATTCACTTGGGAGCTACCAGTTGTTTCGTTACCGATAACAGCGAACTGGTTATGATTCGCGAAAGTCTGGAGCAGGTTCGCAAGCGGCTCGTCGCTGTCATTGATCAACTGGCAAAGTTTGCTGCCGAATACCGGGACCTGCCCTGCCTTGGATTTACCCACCTCCAGCCTGCCCAGCCAACCACCGTTGGTAAACGGGCTACGCTGTGGTGCTACGATCTGATTCTGGATCTGGAAGAGATTGAATACCGAATCGAAAAGCTCCGCTTCCGGGGTGTGAAGGGGACAACGGGTACCCAGGCAACGTTTCTACAACTCTTCAAAGGTGATCATGAGAAAGTCGACGAACTCGATCGCCGCGTCACGGAAAAGATGGGCTTCAAAGATCGCTATGCAGTCACCGGGCAGACCTATTCACGAAAAGTCGATGCCCAGGTACTCAGTGCCCTCAGTGGTATCGGACAATCGGCGCACAAGGCAGGAAATGATGTGCGTATTCTGCAGAACCGCAAAGAACTGGAAGAACCGTTCGAGAAGAATCAGATTGGTTCATCTGCCATGGCTTACAAACGCAACCCCATGCGTTCCGAACGCATGTGTTCGCTGGCTCGTTTCGCGATCAGCCTGACTGCGAATGCCGAAGATACCGCAGCCACCCAGTGGATGGAGCGGACACTGGATGACAGTGCCAACCGTCGATTGTCGCTGCCGCAATCTTTTCTGGCCATTGATGCAGTGTTGATTCTGTATCGCAACATTGTCGATGGTATGGTCGTCTATCCCAAGGTGATTGAGAAGCACCTCAATGAGGAACTTCCCTTCATGGCGACTGAAGAGTTCCTGATGGCAGGCGTCGAAGCGGGCGGTGATCGCCAGGATCTTCACGAACGGATCCGTGTGCATAGTCAGGCTGCCGGAGCGGAAGTGAAAGTACGTGGCGGTCAAAATGATCTGATCGAACGTCTGCAGAAAGATCCGGCTTTTGCCGGCTGCGATCTGGCCAGTGCCCTGGATGCCCGAAAATACATCGGCCGGGCTCCGGAGCAGGTTGACGCCTTTATCGCGGAAATCGTGGATCCGGTGCGGCAGCGATATCAGGCCGACCTCGATCAGTCCGTTGAGGATCTCAAGGTCTGA